One genomic region from Caldalkalibacillus uzonensis encodes:
- the argC gene encoding N-acetyl-gamma-glutamyl-phosphate reductase — MKVAVIGGTGYGGVELIRLLAHHPYAQLTSVVSHSQSGKALAEVYPHLHGIMEQTLDAFDVQQLAQDHDLVFLAAPSGVSKDILPQLVEQGVRCIDLSGDFRLKDPRLYPEWYNHDPAQETYLQEAVYGLSEIYREDIAQAKFIANPGCYPTATLLGLIPLLKEGWIDPHTLIIDAKSGVSGAGRKQSLGTHFSETNENLKVYKLGAHQHIPEIEQILSSVGQKEVKITFSTHLVPMTRGIMCTMYTQLQEAKATQDIIDLYHSFYEGHAFVRIRPEGVWPATKEVYGSNYCDIGFANDQRTGRLIIVAVIDNVVKGAAGQAIQNMNIMNAWDETAGLNVLPVYP; from the coding sequence TTGAAGGTAGCGGTGATCGGAGGAACGGGTTACGGAGGTGTGGAGCTGATCCGTCTATTGGCCCATCATCCTTATGCCCAACTAACCTCCGTAGTGTCCCATTCACAAAGTGGAAAAGCACTGGCAGAGGTTTATCCCCATTTGCACGGTATCATGGAGCAAACCCTGGATGCCTTTGATGTACAGCAACTGGCTCAGGACCATGACCTGGTTTTTTTGGCTGCCCCTTCGGGAGTGAGCAAGGATATACTGCCACAATTGGTTGAACAAGGTGTGCGTTGTATTGACTTATCCGGAGACTTTCGTTTGAAGGATCCCCGGCTGTATCCGGAGTGGTACAACCACGATCCGGCCCAGGAAACTTACTTGCAAGAAGCAGTGTACGGCCTAAGCGAAATTTACAGGGAAGATATTGCTCAAGCCAAATTCATTGCTAATCCCGGTTGTTATCCGACAGCCACTTTACTTGGATTGATTCCCCTGCTGAAGGAAGGGTGGATTGACCCGCACACGCTGATTATCGATGCCAAATCGGGAGTCTCGGGAGCCGGACGTAAGCAGTCTCTAGGCACTCATTTTTCGGAAACAAATGAAAATCTAAAAGTATATAAGCTGGGAGCTCACCAGCATATTCCCGAGATTGAACAGATTTTATCCAGCGTGGGGCAGAAAGAGGTCAAGATAACCTTTTCCACCCATCTGGTGCCCATGACCCGGGGGATTATGTGCACCATGTATACCCAGTTGCAGGAAGCCAAAGCGACTCAGGACATTATAGATTTGTATCACAGTTTTTACGAGGGGCATGCTTTTGTACGCATCCGCCCGGAAGGGGTGTGGCCAGCGACAAAAGAGGTGTACGGGTCCAATTACTGCGATATCGGTTTTGCCAATGATCAGCGCACAGGCCGATTAATCATTGTCGCTGTGATTGACAATGTGGTCAAAGGGGCAGCGGGTCAGGCCATACAGAACATGAACATCATGAACGCTTGGGATGAAACGGCGGGTCTTAATGTCCTGCCGGTCTATCCATAG
- a CDS encoding ABC transporter ATP-binding protein has product MQPIIEVHNLRKEFKAYSSRTGLTGAFRDLFTRRYKIVSAVNNISFKIQPGEMVGYIGENGAGKSTTIKMLTGILTPTSGHIRVNGMNPHKQREQFVRTIGVVFGQRSQLWWDIAVQESFRLLKKVYRVSDEDYEQHMSHVIDTLDIAPLLDKPVRKLSLGQRMRCELAAALIHNPPLLFLDEPTIGLDVLVKLKIREFLKEINRKYNTTIMLTTHDMTDIEALCERVIMLDEGKIIYDGELERLRQQWAEGKEIQFRFDRTVNHLTLRQITVHLPVEWSPTEKENVWLAKVNNEQVISEVIRQVAGQLSIVDMQVNQISTEEIIRNIYEEGIKHG; this is encoded by the coding sequence ATGCAACCTATTATTGAGGTACACAATTTGCGTAAAGAGTTTAAAGCTTATTCCAGCCGCACAGGTTTAACAGGTGCATTCCGGGACTTATTTACCCGTCGTTATAAAATCGTCTCCGCTGTGAACAACATCAGCTTCAAGATCCAGCCAGGGGAAATGGTGGGCTATATCGGCGAGAATGGAGCAGGTAAATCAACGACCATCAAAATGCTGACCGGTATTCTCACCCCCACCTCGGGACATATCAGGGTCAATGGTATGAATCCCCACAAGCAGCGGGAACAATTTGTGCGGACAATCGGGGTGGTGTTTGGACAGCGCTCCCAACTGTGGTGGGACATTGCTGTCCAGGAGTCGTTCCGCTTATTAAAAAAGGTGTACCGTGTGTCGGACGAGGACTATGAACAGCATATGAGCCATGTGATTGACACACTGGATATTGCACCGTTGTTGGATAAACCGGTTCGCAAGCTGTCCCTCGGCCAGCGCATGCGTTGTGAACTGGCTGCCGCCTTGATTCATAATCCCCCCCTGCTGTTCTTAGATGAACCGACCATCGGCCTGGATGTGCTGGTCAAACTGAAAATACGAGAGTTTCTGAAAGAGATTAACCGCAAATATAACACGACGATTATGCTGACTACCCATGATATGACCGACATTGAAGCATTGTGTGAACGGGTGATCATGCTTGATGAGGGCAAGATCATCTATGATGGTGAGCTGGAACGTTTGCGGCAGCAGTGGGCAGAAGGAAAGGAGATCCAGTTCCGTTTTGACCGGACCGTGAATCACTTAACCCTCAGGCAAATAACCGTACACTTGCCGGTGGAATGGTCACCAACTGAGAAAGAGAATGTGTGGCTGGCCAAGGTGAACAATGAACAAGTGATTTCAGAAGTGATCCGCCAAGTGGCAGGACAGCTCAGCATTGTCGATATGCAAGTCAATCAAATCTCCACCGAGGAAATTATCCGTAACATCTACGAAGAAGGGATT
- the argJ gene encoding bifunctional ornithine acetyltransferase/N-acetylglutamate synthase, producing MSKIGMIQHIEQGSVTLPKGFHAGGLHCGLKRKRKDLGWLYSEQPAVAAAVYTTNAYQAAPLLVTKDSIAVEQKLQGVLVNSAYANACTGQPGLDDAYDMRRLIAEKWGVPEHLVAVSSTGVIGERIPMDKLKAGIAQAVQPEHQGVEHFEEAILTTDTCTKHYAVQLEVDGRVVTIGGAAKGSGMIHPNMATMLAFITTDACVEQTYLLQALREVTDQSFNMITVDGDTSTNDMVLVLANGQAIHHPLSPPHPDWDLFKTGLAVVSRELAKQIARDGEGATRLIEVQVKGAPSEQVAKAVGKAIIGSNLVKTAVYGKDPNWGRIVCAIGYSGQVFNPEQVQVKIGPVTVVDQGLPVPFNEAEASAALGEETVTIEVNLNQGDGKATAWGCDLTYDYIKINALYRT from the coding sequence ATGAGCAAGATCGGAATGATTCAACACATTGAACAAGGCAGTGTCACCCTGCCCAAGGGATTTCATGCCGGTGGCCTTCATTGCGGACTGAAGCGGAAACGGAAAGATTTAGGCTGGCTTTATTCGGAACAGCCGGCTGTGGCAGCGGCAGTATATACGACCAATGCCTATCAAGCAGCACCTTTGCTTGTCACCAAGGACAGCATTGCCGTGGAACAGAAACTGCAAGGGGTGCTGGTTAACTCCGCCTATGCCAATGCCTGCACAGGGCAGCCGGGACTGGATGACGCGTACGACATGCGCCGCCTGATAGCAGAAAAATGGGGTGTGCCCGAACACCTGGTAGCTGTTTCTTCCACAGGGGTTATCGGTGAGCGCATTCCCATGGATAAGCTGAAGGCTGGAATTGCCCAGGCGGTCCAGCCGGAGCATCAAGGTGTAGAACACTTTGAAGAAGCCATTCTGACCACAGATACATGTACAAAGCACTACGCCGTTCAGTTGGAAGTAGACGGACGGGTAGTTACGATTGGCGGGGCGGCCAAAGGGTCGGGCATGATTCACCCTAACATGGCCACCATGCTAGCCTTTATCACAACGGATGCCTGTGTGGAACAGACTTACTTATTACAGGCTTTGCGTGAAGTGACTGATCAGAGTTTTAACATGATCACCGTGGATGGAGACACCAGCACCAATGATATGGTGTTGGTCTTGGCCAACGGGCAAGCGATTCACCACCCCCTTTCACCCCCCCATCCGGACTGGGATCTATTTAAAACCGGCCTGGCGGTGGTTTCGCGGGAGTTGGCTAAACAAATTGCCCGGGACGGGGAAGGGGCGACCCGCTTAATTGAAGTGCAGGTGAAGGGAGCGCCCAGCGAGCAGGTGGCCAAAGCGGTGGGCAAAGCGATTATTGGTTCCAATTTGGTTAAAACGGCTGTGTACGGGAAAGATCCCAACTGGGGCCGGATTGTATGTGCGATCGGTTACAGTGGCCAAGTGTTTAATCCTGAGCAGGTACAAGTGAAGATTGGGCCGGTGACCGTAGTCGACCAAGGGTTGCCGGTACCGTTCAATGAAGCTGAAGCCAGTGC